From Ndongobacter massiliensis:
CCATGTCCGCGGCGGACTTGCCATGGTAGGCGTTTTGACCTGTATGTTCTTTGCCGCTATTTCCGGTTCCGGTCCGGCAACGGTTGCTGCGGTCGGTTCCATGATGATTCCGTCTATGGTACGCGCCGGATATGATGAATCTTTCGCATCCGCCATTATGGCAATTTCCGGTTCCATCGGCATTGTCATTCCGCCCAGCATCCCCATGGTCACCTATGGTGTCGTCGCAGGCGCATCGGTCGGAGCGCTCTTTATGGGCGGATTTATCCCGGGCATCCTGATCGGCGTGGGTCTGATGATCTATGCACATTTTGTGTCCAAGAAGCGCGGGTATGGTGTCAGTGACGCGAAGTTCAGCGCCTCCGCACTGGGCAAAGCATTTTTGGACGCCATCTGGGCGATTCTCATGCCGGTCATCATTTTGGGCGGCATTTACGGCGGATTTTTCACGCCAACCGAAGCGGCCGCCGTCGCCGTTGCATACGGCTTCATCGTGGGCTTTTTCGTCTACAAAGAACTGAAATTCAAAGACTTGGCGACAATTTTTGTCAATGCTGCGGTCAGCACGGCAACGGTTATGCTGATTATTGCCGCCGCTTCCGTATTCGGCTGGATTTTGACGAGTGAACGCATTCCGGACGCCGTCGCCAACGCCTTTATCTCGATCACTCAGAGTCCATACGTCTTCATGGTCCTGATCAACATTCTGCTGCTCATTGTCGGTACCTTCATGGAAACCAACGCAGCCATTATCATTCTCGCTCCGATTTTCCTGCCATTGGTGCAGAGTTTGGGCATCAACCCGGTCGCTTTCGGTGTCGTCATGGTCTGCAACTTGGCAGTTGGCATGGTTACACCGCCGCTGGGCGTCAATCTCTTCGTCGCCTGTGGTATTCGCAAGAATATGACCATAGAAAAGATCAGTGGCGCGGTGTTGCCGATGATTGCCATCAATGTGGCGGTTATTCTGCTTCTCTCATTCCTCCCGCAGTTGATTACTTTCCTGCCGGATCTCTTGTTGAAGTAAGGAGGCATTTATGTATCAGAGTCGTTGCCCAATCGAAGAAATCCCGATGTATCGCATTCGGCAGCAATTTCCCACCGATTCCATTGCGGATGTGCGCGCGGAAACTCTGTCGAAACTGCGCAAATTCGGACTGCAAGATCGCGTAAAGCCCGGCATGACACTTGCCATAACGGCGGGCAGTCGTGGCATTTCCAAGATTGATGTCATTTTGCGTGCCGTCTGCGACTTTTTGAAGGAAGCCGGCGCGAAACCCTTTATCGTTCCCGCCATGGGCAGCCATGGCGGAGCGACCAATGAAGGACAGTTGCACGTTCTGCACGAGTTAGGTATTACCGAAAAAACCATGGACGTGCCGATTTGCGCTTCCATGGAATGTGAACTGTTGGGTCATACGGAAAACGGCATGCCCGTGTATTTTGATAAAATCGCCTACGAGGCAGACGGGGTCATTGTCGTCAATCGCATCAAACCGCATACGGATTTCGTCGGCACCATCGAAAGCGGACTGACGAAAATGATGGCGATCGGGTTGGGCAATGAACTCGGCTGCTCAACCATGCACGCCTGGGGGCTGGGGAAGAGTATTCCCGTTTCGGCCCGCCTTTCCAAACAAAAGGTGAACATTGTTTGCGGTCTGGGAATTTTGGAGAACTCTCGCGATGAGACGTACCGGCTGGAACCGGTGTCACCGGAGCACTTCGAGGAAGAGGAACACGTTCTATTGGAAGAGGCGAAACGCTTGGTACCGCGCCTGCCGGTGGAAGAATTGGATGTGCTCGTGGTGAACGAAATGGGTAAAATGTTCAGTGGAACGGGCATGGACACCAAGATTATCGGGCGGATGCGCGTGCCGGGCGAGAAGGAGCCAGAGAGCCCACGCATTAAGCAACTGGCAGTTTTGAATTTGGCGTCAAACTCCTACGGCAATGCGCTTGGTATCGGCTTGGCGGATGTCACGACGCAAAAGCTGGCGGATGCGGTTGATTGGAAAGCAACGTATGCCAATATCATCCCCACGACCTATCTGGAGCGCGGAAAGCTTCCCGTCACGCTGCCGAACGACCAACAGGCGATTACAATTGCGCTCAACGGGGCGCACGCGATCGATCCGCACAAGGTACGGCTTGCCGTGGTGAAAAATACCTTACAGTTGCAGGAAATGTGGGTTTCCGAAGCAGTACGCGCCGAGTTGGCACCCGGAAAGGCGGAAGTGTTGGAGGAAACGCGCTTGTCATTTGATGAAATGGGGAATTTGTGTCTCGGAAAGGAGTCACTATGAAATGGATGCACACAAAGCTGCCCGAGTTTTTGAAAAAACTGAAGGTGGCGGCAACGTCGTATGTGGGTGAAAAAAATTATAAAATTGAAGGACTGGAAAATCTGAAATCGGCAAAAATGCAATCGCTGCGCACGGGACGTATCGAAGAGGCGATTGAAGAGCTGGCACGTGCGGAAGGCACCGGACGCATTGAAGTATCCGTGATTCCGCGAGTACCGGAAACGATGCATACGATTTGTATCAAGTCCTACGACAAGAACGGCGCACCCAAAAAGGCGATCTTGGAAGTCATCAATATTATTCATCCGACGGAAGAAGTTGAAACGATGGGCTTCGAGGACATTGAGGATCGCCGTCCTGCGCTCGGTAAACATTGAGGAGGAAAGCATGAAAAAAATACAGTATCGGCTGATCAAAGCCGGAGCGGGCCTCAATGGCATGGTGCCCCTGAATTTAGCATTGGTGGATAAGAAAGATCTGGACGCAGCGGGTGTCTCCGGGGATGCCATGATTCGCGCGATTGCTGCGGATTTGAAAGCGCCGGTTACGGTCAATATCTTTGACATGGATGCCGTTACTACAACCAGCGACGGCATTATGGTGGAAGGCGCCATCGTCAAAATGGGCGCCGGCGATATGGGCAAAGTCCACAAAGAATTCGGAATTTTAGACATGGCCCCGATGGAAGTGACACCGGAGTTGATTGCGGAGGAACCGCATTTGAAACAGTGGACGGCTAATTTTGAAGGCCGTCGTCTGTTCCGCGGCCCGGATCCGGCGAAAAAGCTGATTCCGGTGCACAACGTGGTCATGACCGGCCGTGCGGTGAATAACAACTCGGCGACGGAGATGATGAATTCAGTGACGATGGAGGAGATTCTCTTTCCGATTTTGGGGCAACTGGAGCTCATGCGTGATCATGCTGTGGTCATGGGTCTGACCGGCGAAGTCATTTCGGTTGGCATCGGCATGACCGTAGCGGAAAAATTTGGTCGCGTATTTCCGACGCGTCAGTTTGGCGCGGGCGATACGGCGCACGGCTCCGGCGAATATGCCAAGACGCTGAAAAAATCGATCCCCATCATTGCGGCGACAAAAGCAGCGCTGGCGGAGAATTTCATCCGCGCGCTGGAAGCGGGTATGGTGCCGGGACGCGATATCGGTTGTTCGCCGGCCGTGCTGGCTGTGGCGCGGGAAATGGGCGCTCCGGTCGATGTCGAAAATATTACGGCAGCGGCGCGCGAAGAATTGAAGAGCGTCGGTGTCGATGTGACCGAGTTTTCCGAGAAGCCGGCGCGTCGGTTGTCCAATGAGGAAATCATTGCGCAGGCGGATTCGATCATTCCGGGCATCGAAGGGATGCAGAAATTGGAAGCGGATGCTTTGGTTACGTCGATGACGGTTTCAGTTGCCGAAGAGGAAGTGATGGCGTAATTTATGAACGAAGCGATTATTGCCTACGTTGATAAATCCGTTGTAAAAATTCGGGGGCTTCAGGTAAAAGGCCTGAAGCCCTTCGAATTGGAAAAGAAGGTGGAGGAGCAGATCGACGGGCGCGTGCGCGTGATCGGCGTGACGGGCGAATCAATTGAGATGGACATCTACGGTTTGGATCCCGAGGCAATTTATGCCAATGAAAAAGGTATTGTGCAGGCGCTATCTCTGACGGAGGGCATTGTGGCAAGCGATGTTGTGAAAATCGATCAAGCGGAAAAAATTGTTGAAGTCGATTATCGGGACATTCCGACCGGGGAGTACATCGGTTGCGCGCGGGAACGGTGGCTGCGATGAAATGCTATTTTCTGCCCACGGGCGATGAAATAGCCGACGGCATTGTCATTGATACGAATACACCGGCGATGTTGCAAATTCTTTTGGAACACGTACCGAGCGCGACGGCGACTCGCCTGGCGCCGGTGCGCGACAGCGAGAAGGCCATTGCAGAAGCGTTGCGCCAAGCTGAAGGCGCGGATTTATTTTTTCTCATTGGGGGTTCGGGCGGCGGACATCGTTTTGATCCTACATTGGGCAAAGACTTTACCCACACGGCCCTTGCAGCGCAATTGAAATCTGCATCCTCTCATGCCGTTTTCGGGAAAAACGGTCACTTATGGACAAAACTGACAGCCGGCTTCTATGGGAATTGTTTGGTGGCAAATGTTCCCGGCCCGTACCGGGAAGCGGTTGCTGCGACGCGCGCTTTCTTTCAAGAGTGGGACGCGGCGCATTTGCATGGGGATCTGCAAGAAAACGAAAATGACCGCGCGGCGCTCGCCGAACGGATATCGAAAGCGATGATTCAAGCGGTACTGGCGGAATATCCGACAAAAGAGGGTTTGCGATGCGAGAAGATTCCAAAAAATTAGGCGGAGCTCTCTGCACCTTATCCCTTTCCAACGCGACACTTGCTGCGGCAGTCCTATATCAAAAAGAGGCTGCAGAGAGTTCGGTCGGCTTTTTTCAGCACCGTTTCCGGGCGCTTGCGCCCATTTTTTCCAATCTTTCCCGGAACTGCGATGTAGTGGCCATCGACCAATGCCTTGAACGGGCGGCAGATCAATGGCACCCGTCCATTGTTGCCGTTGCCATGAGTGTCTATGTACCGGGCGCAAGCGGTCCCACGGGGGGCATCCTCGGCTTTCCGGGGCACCCTTGGACACCCGCCGGGAAGTATATGGAAAAAGGTCCCCATGGGTTAAGTTTGAGCGGCATGCCGGGCGGTCCAGGTGTCCTTGTGGCGGGTGATTTTACGCACGCGAAGGGGCTATTCAGCCGGTGTGCTCTGCCGGATGGGCGGTTGCTTGCCGCAACAAAAATTGTCGATGCCATACAAAGAGAAGGTATTTCAACGGCCCTGTGGGTGACCGACGGCTGCGGCGCAAGCGCCGTGGGGCGAGTCGGCCTTTACGAACAGGGCAGAGTGGAAGAAATCAATCTTCGACAGTTACACGAACAGAGTGATCAAAAGAATCGCCGGCAGCCCAATTAGAAACGCAATATCCCAAAATGTCCATCGGAATATGACCCAATTTGTACGCGGTCCCCGGTCCGTAAAGCCTTTTGAAATCATCGCCATGGCTAGGTAATCGGACCAGCGGACCGTTTTTACGAGCATAATTTTCAATACATGCAGCGATAGAGGAGAAAGATGGACGCCCCGCGCCGCCAAAGCGCGGCGCACCTTGGCGTATT
This genomic window contains:
- a CDS encoding TRAP transporter large permease translates to MASILFLGFIVLVVIGTPIAISLGLASMVAVWFKTAIPLVLVPQRMFTAADSFPLMAIPFFMLAGALMESGGISRRLINLANALVGHVRGGLAMVGVLTCMFFAAISGSGPATVAAVGSMMIPSMVRAGYDESFASAIMAISGSIGIVIPPSIPMVTYGVVAGASVGALFMGGFIPGILIGVGLMIYAHFVSKKRGYGVSDAKFSASALGKAFLDAIWAILMPVIILGGIYGGFFTPTEAAAVAVAYGFIVGFFVYKELKFKDLATIFVNAAVSTATVMLIIAAASVFGWILTSERIPDAVANAFISITQSPYVFMVLINILLLIVGTFMETNAAIIILAPIFLPLVQSLGINPVAFGVVMVCNLAVGMVTPPLGVNLFVACGIRKNMTIEKISGAVLPMIAINVAVILLLSFLPQLITFLPDLLLK
- a CDS encoding lactate racemase domain-containing protein, with the translated sequence MYQSRCPIEEIPMYRIRQQFPTDSIADVRAETLSKLRKFGLQDRVKPGMTLAITAGSRGISKIDVILRAVCDFLKEAGAKPFIVPAMGSHGGATNEGQLHVLHELGITEKTMDVPICASMECELLGHTENGMPVYFDKIAYEADGVIVVNRIKPHTDFVGTIESGLTKMMAIGLGNELGCSTMHAWGLGKSIPVSARLSKQKVNIVCGLGILENSRDETYRLEPVSPEHFEEEEHVLLEEAKRLVPRLPVEELDVLVVNEMGKMFSGTGMDTKIIGRMRVPGEKEPESPRIKQLAVLNLASNSYGNALGIGLADVTTQKLADAVDWKATYANIIPTTYLERGKLPVTLPNDQQAITIALNGAHAIDPHKVRLAVVKNTLQLQEMWVSEAVRAELAPGKAEVLEETRLSFDEMGNLCLGKESL
- a CDS encoding molybdopterin-binding protein, whose product is MKCYFLPTGDEIADGIVIDTNTPAMLQILLEHVPSATATRLAPVRDSEKAIAEALRQAEGADLFFLIGGSGGGHRFDPTLGKDFTHTALAAQLKSASSHAVFGKNGHLWTKLTAGFYGNCLVANVPGPYREAVAATRAFFQEWDAAHLHGDLQENENDRAALAERISKAMIQAVLAEYPTKEGLRCEKIPKN